From a region of the Thermomonas sp. HDW16 genome:
- a CDS encoding LysR family transcriptional regulator, with protein sequence MTLTQLRYLVAIADSGLNITQAAERVHATQPGLSKQLKQLEDELGFQLFTRKGRSLESIAPAGVRVIEHARKVLAEVANIRSYAANERGEYSGRLLLATTHTQARYVLPPAIAAIKREFPQVSVDLLAAGDSEVLGRLDEADLALISTAGSVPQGGLAIPLFRWRRVLLVQNAHPLVALQRAPTLAELAQHALISYESSTRADSSLQRAFAGAGVTPQIAMTARDANLIKTYVRAGLGTGLLAEMAIGTREDADLRIIKAPAEIPECITWAVIPRGRVLRDYALSLLHWLAPQLDRRDLRRVLEGNQESNWPQPPEWAELIQSAAL encoded by the coding sequence ATGACCCTGACCCAGCTGCGCTACCTCGTCGCCATCGCCGATTCCGGCCTGAACATCACCCAGGCGGCCGAGCGCGTGCATGCCACCCAGCCCGGGCTATCCAAGCAGCTCAAGCAGCTGGAGGACGAACTCGGCTTCCAGCTGTTCACCCGCAAGGGCCGCAGCCTGGAGAGCATCGCGCCGGCTGGCGTGCGGGTGATCGAGCATGCGCGCAAGGTGTTGGCAGAAGTGGCCAATATCCGCAGCTACGCGGCCAATGAACGCGGTGAGTACAGCGGCCGCCTGCTGCTGGCGACCACCCATACCCAGGCGCGCTACGTGCTGCCGCCCGCCATCGCCGCGATCAAACGCGAATTCCCGCAGGTCAGCGTGGATCTGCTCGCGGCGGGCGATTCGGAAGTGCTGGGGCGACTGGACGAGGCCGACCTGGCCCTGATCAGCACCGCCGGCAGCGTGCCGCAGGGTGGGCTGGCGATACCGCTGTTCCGCTGGCGGCGCGTGTTATTGGTGCAGAACGCGCATCCGCTGGTGGCCTTGCAGCGTGCACCGACGCTGGCCGAGCTGGCCCAGCACGCATTGATCAGTTACGAAAGTTCGACGCGCGCGGATTCCTCGCTGCAGCGCGCGTTCGCCGGTGCGGGGGTGACGCCGCAGATCGCGATGACCGCGCGTGATGCCAACCTGATCAAGACCTATGTGCGCGCCGGGCTCGGCACCGGCCTGCTGGCGGAAATGGCGATCGGCACCCGCGAAGATGCCGACCTGCGCATCATCAAGGCACCCGCGGAAATCCCGGAATGCATTACCTGGGCGGTGATCCCGCGTGGCCGCGTGCTGCGCGATTACGCGCTGAGCCTGTTGCACTGGCTGGCCCCGCAGCTCGACCGCCGCGACTTGCGGCGGGTGCTGGAAGGCAACCAGGAGTCGAACTGGCCGCAGCCGCCGGAATGGGCCGAATTGATCCAGTCGGCCGCGCTGTGA
- a CDS encoding phosphoadenylyl-sulfate reductase has product MSPPDPITAAESPQALSALNRWLAGMSAQERIAWAFESLAGPHALSTSFGVQSAISLHLLTQAKPDIPVILVDTGYLFPETYRYADELTQRFGLNLKVYRPQIGIAWMEARFGKLWENGSDGLQRYNHLRKVEPMQRAMKELGIRSWFAGLRRAQSVTRANIEFLELRDGRWKLHPIADWDDLDIASYALQHDLPEHPLSQQGYVSVGDVHTTAPLRDGDVAKTRFFGLTRECGLHFDTPNSVAA; this is encoded by the coding sequence ATGAGCCCGCCCGATCCCATCACCGCTGCCGAATCGCCGCAGGCGCTGTCCGCGTTGAACCGCTGGCTGGCCGGGATGTCGGCGCAGGAACGCATCGCCTGGGCGTTCGAAAGCCTGGCCGGCCCGCATGCGCTGTCCACCAGCTTCGGCGTGCAATCGGCGATATCGCTGCACCTGCTCACGCAGGCGAAGCCGGACATCCCGGTGATCCTGGTCGATACCGGCTACCTGTTCCCGGAAACCTATCGCTACGCCGACGAACTGACCCAGCGCTTCGGCCTGAACCTCAAGGTATACCGCCCGCAGATCGGCATCGCGTGGATGGAAGCGCGCTTCGGCAAGTTGTGGGAAAACGGCAGCGACGGCCTGCAGCGCTACAACCACCTGCGCAAGGTGGAACCGATGCAGCGCGCGATGAAGGAACTCGGCATCCGCAGCTGGTTCGCCGGGCTGCGCCGCGCGCAATCCGTCACCCGCGCCAATATCGAATTCCTGGAACTGCGCGACGGCCGCTGGAAGCTGCACCCGATCGCCGACTGGGACGATCTGGATATCGCTTCGTACGCGCTGCAGCACGATCTGCCGGAACACCCGCTGTCGCAGCAGGGCTATGTCTCGGTGGGCGACGTGCACACGACCGCACCGCTGCGCGATGGTGACGTGGCGAAGACGCGCTTCTTCGGACTGACTCGCGAATGCGGGCTGCATTTCGACACCCCGAATAGCGTCGCGGCCTGA
- the murU gene encoding N-acetylmuramate alpha-1-phosphate uridylyltransferase MurU yields MKALIFAAGLGERMRPLTDTTPKPLLAVGGKRLIEWHLEKLAVLGIEDVVINTSWLAEQFPATLGDGARWGLRIAYSYEGDTPLETGGGMWNALPLLGDAPFLLVNGDVWTDFDFARLPREPEGLAHLVMVDRPPQATHGDFALDGDGSVRADGEDRLTYSGLGVYRPQLLDGWQHAVDARHAVDGKPKFQLAPILRAHMGEGLIRGEHHRGRWTDVGTPQRLAQLDAELTAQSAPST; encoded by the coding sequence ATGAAGGCACTCATCTTCGCCGCCGGGCTGGGCGAGCGCATGCGCCCGCTCACCGACACCACGCCCAAGCCGCTACTCGCCGTCGGCGGCAAGCGCTTGATCGAATGGCATCTGGAAAAACTGGCGGTGCTCGGCATCGAGGACGTGGTGATCAACACCTCCTGGCTGGCCGAGCAGTTCCCGGCCACACTGGGCGACGGCGCGCGTTGGGGCCTGCGTATCGCCTATTCCTACGAAGGCGATACGCCGCTGGAAACCGGCGGCGGCATGTGGAACGCACTGCCACTACTGGGCGATGCCCCCTTCTTGCTGGTCAATGGCGACGTGTGGACGGATTTCGATTTCGCCCGCCTGCCGCGCGAACCGGAGGGGTTGGCGCACCTGGTGATGGTCGATCGCCCGCCGCAAGCGACCCATGGCGATTTCGCGCTCGACGGCGATGGCTCTGTCCGCGCGGACGGCGAGGATCGCCTGACCTACTCGGGACTCGGCGTGTATCGCCCGCAACTGCTGGATGGCTGGCAACACGCGGTTGACGCCAGACACGCCGTCGACGGCAAACCGAAATTCCAGCTGGCACCGATCCTGCGCGCGCACATGGGCGAAGGCCTGATCCGCGGCGAACACCATCGTGGCCGCTGGACGGATGTCGGCACGCCGCAGCGATTGGCGCAGCTGGACGCCGAACTGACGGCTCAATCCGCGCCCAGCACCTGA
- a CDS encoding mannose-1-phosphate guanylyltransferase/mannose-6-phosphate isomerase, translating into MAPTSKAKLQPVLLSGGSGTRLWPLSREAYPKQFLALAGEDTMLQATWLRVAEIADAAPIIVAGEEHRFLVAEQLRQIGAPTPAILLEPVGRNTAPAIAAAAMQALRDGDDPLLLVLPSDHVVRDAEAFRAAVRKAMPAAEQGALVTFGIVPDAPEIGFGYIQAAGGDGVQRVLRFVEKPDAATAQAYLNAGGYYWNSGMFLLRASRYLEELRKFRPDIVAGTQAAFDAAQRDGDFIRLDKAAFATCPSDSIDYAVMEKTDAAMVLPVDIGWNDVGSWSALWEVSEQDADGNAHHGDVISIGSRNSYAYARRLVALVGVEDLVVVETDDAVLVARKDRVQQVKDVVAQLKAEQRTQAALHREVHRPWGSYDSIDMAEGFQVKRIKVKPGARLSLQSHTRRAEHWIVVRGIARVTRDNDVFELFANQSAYIPISAKHRLENPGSEMLELIEVQSGDYLGEDDIVRYEDVYGRS; encoded by the coding sequence ATGGCACCGACCTCAAAAGCGAAGCTGCAGCCAGTCCTGTTGTCCGGCGGTTCCGGCACGCGCTTGTGGCCGCTCTCGCGCGAGGCCTATCCCAAGCAATTCCTGGCCCTGGCCGGCGAGGACACCATGCTGCAGGCGACCTGGCTGCGCGTGGCAGAGATTGCCGATGCCGCGCCGATCATTGTTGCGGGCGAAGAACACCGGTTTCTGGTGGCCGAGCAGCTGCGCCAGATCGGTGCCCCAACCCCGGCGATCCTGCTGGAGCCGGTGGGCCGTAATACTGCGCCGGCGATTGCCGCAGCCGCGATGCAGGCGCTGCGCGATGGCGACGATCCGTTGCTGCTGGTGCTGCCCTCCGACCACGTGGTGCGCGATGCCGAGGCCTTCCGCGCCGCAGTGCGGAAGGCGATGCCGGCGGCGGAGCAGGGTGCATTGGTCACGTTCGGCATCGTCCCCGATGCGCCGGAAATCGGTTTTGGCTACATCCAGGCAGCAGGCGGCGATGGCGTGCAGCGCGTGCTGCGTTTCGTCGAGAAACCCGATGCCGCCACCGCACAGGCCTACCTCAATGCCGGCGGCTATTACTGGAACAGCGGCATGTTCCTGCTACGCGCCTCACGCTATCTGGAAGAACTGCGCAAGTTCCGCCCGGACATCGTGGCCGGCACGCAGGCCGCGTTCGATGCCGCCCAACGCGACGGCGATTTCATCCGCCTCGACAAGGCCGCGTTCGCGACGTGTCCGTCCGATTCCATCGACTATGCGGTGATGGAGAAGACCGATGCGGCGATGGTGCTGCCGGTGGACATCGGCTGGAACGATGTCGGCTCATGGTCGGCGCTGTGGGAGGTGAGCGAACAGGATGCCGATGGCAATGCGCACCATGGCGACGTGATTTCCATCGGTAGTCGCAACAGCTATGCCTATGCGCGGCGGCTGGTGGCGTTGGTGGGCGTCGAGGATCTGGTCGTCGTCGAAACCGACGACGCGGTGCTGGTGGCGCGTAAAGACCGCGTGCAACAAGTCAAGGATGTGGTGGCGCAGCTGAAGGCGGAACAGCGCACGCAGGCGGCGCTGCACCGCGAAGTGCACCGCCCTTGGGGCAGCTACGATTCCATCGACATGGCCGAAGGTTTCCAGGTCAAGCGGATCAAGGTGAAGCCGGGCGCGCGATTGTCATTGCAGTCGCATACGCGCCGCGCCGAGCACTGGATCGTGGTGCGCGGCATCGCCCGGGTCACCCGCGACAACGACGTGTTCGAGCTGTTCGCCAACCAGAGTGCCTACATCCCGATCAGCGCCAAGCACCGGCTGGAAAATCCCGGCAGCGAGATGCTGGAACTGATCGAAGTGCAGTCCGGCGATTATCTCGGCGAGGACGATATCGTCCGCTACGAGGACGTGTACGGGCGATCGTGA
- the cysK gene encoding cysteine synthase A, producing the protein MALYDNILDTIGNTPIVKLQRIAPKHVSLYAKVESFNPGGSVKDRLALAIVLDAEAKGLLKPGDTIVEATSGNTGVALAMVAAARGYKFVATMAETFSIERRKLMRAYGAKVILTPAAERGSGMVRKAKELADKHGWFLASQFANPANPAYHRNTTAPEILRDFAGKRLDYFVTGWGTGGTLTGVSDVLRVARPEIKIIATEPAGAALLKGDEWKPHKIQGWTPDFVPEVLDRKAYDELLSITDDEAIATSRKLAAEEGIFVGISAGATVATALKVAETAPQGSVLLAMLPDTGERYFSTPLFADINEGSDDEWLASLG; encoded by the coding sequence ATGGCCCTCTACGACAACATCCTCGACACCATCGGCAACACGCCCATCGTCAAACTGCAGCGCATCGCACCGAAGCACGTGAGCCTGTACGCGAAGGTCGAATCCTTCAATCCCGGCGGCTCGGTCAAGGATCGGTTGGCGCTGGCCATCGTCCTCGATGCCGAAGCCAAGGGCCTGCTGAAGCCCGGCGACACCATTGTCGAAGCCACCTCCGGCAACACCGGCGTGGCGCTGGCGATGGTCGCCGCCGCGCGTGGCTACAAGTTCGTGGCGACGATGGCGGAAACCTTCTCGATCGAACGCCGCAAGCTGATGCGCGCGTATGGCGCGAAGGTGATCCTGACCCCCGCCGCAGAACGCGGTAGCGGCATGGTGCGCAAGGCCAAGGAACTCGCGGACAAGCACGGCTGGTTCCTTGCCAGCCAGTTCGCCAATCCGGCCAATCCCGCCTACCACCGCAACACCACCGCACCGGAAATCCTGCGCGATTTCGCCGGCAAGCGGCTGGATTACTTCGTCACCGGCTGGGGCACCGGCGGCACCCTGACCGGCGTCAGCGACGTGCTCCGCGTGGCGCGCCCGGAGATCAAGATCATCGCCACCGAACCGGCCGGCGCCGCCCTGCTCAAGGGCGATGAGTGGAAGCCGCACAAGATCCAGGGCTGGACCCCGGACTTCGTGCCGGAAGTGCTGGACCGCAAGGCCTACGACGAGCTGTTGTCGATCACCGACGACGAAGCCATCGCCACCTCGCGCAAACTTGCGGCGGAGGAAGGCATCTTCGTCGGCATCTCTGCAGGCGCAACCGTCGCCACGGCACTGAAGGTGGCGGAAACCGCGCCACAAGGCTCGGTGCTGTTGGCGATGTTGCCGGATACCGGCGAACGCTATTTCTCGACGCCGCTGTTCGCCGATATCAACGAAGGTTCGGACGACGAGTGGTTGGCGAGTTTGGGGTGA
- a CDS encoding phosphotransferase, producing MDAGFRSYWRVQSANGSRIVMDSPPDKEDVRPWLQVRDLLEAGGVRVPRVLAQDVDAGFLLLEDLGADTYLHVINGDNADALFDDAVTQLLKIQAIAPPAELPVFDEELLARELRLFDEWFCGHHLGMTLDCGDMDTLDGAYRVLIDAALAQPQVLVHRDFMPRNLMPAADGPAVLDFQDAVRGPIAYDALSLFKDAFLSWPQERVAAWLDRYHARAIEASLPVPELTRFRRDADMIGVQRHLKIIGIFARLNHRDGKPKYLADVPRFFVYLDAVLPKYPELAGLQGFIEHKVKPAIARLAAIVRE from the coding sequence ATGGATGCCGGCTTCCGCAGCTATTGGCGCGTGCAGTCTGCCAATGGCAGCCGCATCGTGATGGATTCGCCGCCGGACAAGGAAGACGTGCGGCCTTGGTTGCAGGTGCGCGACCTGCTTGAGGCTGGCGGGGTGCGCGTGCCGCGGGTACTGGCACAGGATGTCGATGCCGGCTTCCTGCTGCTGGAAGACCTGGGCGCCGACACTTATCTGCATGTCATCAATGGCGATAACGCCGATGCGCTGTTCGACGATGCAGTGACGCAACTGCTGAAGATCCAGGCGATCGCGCCGCCCGCCGAACTGCCGGTGTTCGACGAGGAACTGCTGGCGCGCGAGCTGCGCCTGTTCGACGAATGGTTCTGCGGCCACCACCTGGGCATGACGCTGGACTGCGGCGACATGGACACATTGGACGGCGCCTATCGCGTGCTGATCGATGCCGCGTTGGCGCAACCGCAAGTACTGGTGCATCGCGACTTCATGCCGCGCAACCTGATGCCTGCGGCCGATGGCCCGGCGGTGCTGGATTTCCAGGATGCGGTGCGTGGCCCCATCGCCTACGACGCGCTCAGCCTGTTCAAGGATGCCTTCTTGAGCTGGCCGCAAGAGCGCGTGGCCGCGTGGCTGGATCGCTATCACGCACGCGCCATCGAAGCCAGCTTGCCGGTACCGGAACTCACACGTTTCCGCCGCGATGCGGACATGATCGGCGTGCAGCGGCACCTGAAGATCATCGGCATCTTCGCCCGCCTCAACCATCGCGACGGCAAGCCGAAATACTTGGCCGACGTGCCGCGCTTCTTCGTCTATCTAGACGCGGTGTTGCCGAAATACCCGGAACTCGCCGGCCTGCAGGGTTTCATCGAGCACAAGGTGAAGCCGGCCATCGCACGGCTCGCCGCCATCGTCCGCGAATGA
- the hda gene encoding DnaA regulatory inactivator Hda: protein MTQQDRLGPQLPLALRYPPEQRFEAWVGAPLALARLQAFANGESLDALYLQGGNGSGKTHLLLAACAAAEAAGRRANYLSLARAHGHARDALQGVEQTDLVALDDLDAIAGHREDEVALFDLHNRVRDAGVGLVYAARDVPAALPLVLPDLRSRLAQCSLVALRALDDDGRAEVLRQRAASRGLVFDEAALEWLLRRHSRDLSDLGALFERLDRASLAAQRRLTVPFLRQVLGAD from the coding sequence ATGACGCAGCAGGATCGCCTGGGGCCGCAGCTGCCGTTGGCGCTGCGCTACCCGCCCGAACAACGCTTTGAAGCCTGGGTGGGCGCACCACTGGCACTGGCCCGGTTGCAGGCGTTTGCCAACGGCGAAAGCCTCGACGCGTTGTACCTGCAAGGTGGCAATGGCAGCGGCAAGACCCATCTGTTGCTTGCGGCCTGCGCGGCAGCGGAAGCCGCAGGTCGTCGTGCCAACTACTTGTCGTTGGCACGCGCCCACGGCCATGCACGGGATGCCTTGCAGGGCGTTGAACAGACCGATCTGGTGGCGTTGGACGATCTCGATGCGATCGCTGGTCATCGCGAAGACGAAGTCGCGCTGTTCGACCTGCACAACCGCGTGCGCGATGCCGGCGTTGGCCTGGTCTATGCCGCACGCGACGTGCCGGCGGCGCTGCCGTTGGTGTTGCCTGACCTTCGTTCGCGCCTCGCGCAATGCAGCCTGGTCGCCTTGCGCGCGCTGGACGATGACGGCCGCGCCGAGGTCCTGCGGCAACGCGCGGCCTCGCGCGGATTGGTGTTCGACGAGGCGGCACTGGAGTGGCTGCTGCGCCGCCACAGTCGCGACCTGTCCGATCTCGGCGCGCTGTTCGAGCGCCTGGATCGCGCCTCGCTGGCTGCGCAACGTCGACTGACTGTGCCGTTCCTGCGTCAGGTGCTGGGCGCGGATTGA
- a CDS encoding AI-2E family transporter: protein MSDDRDLATIAMFYRRVQWAALSLGVLWIVWLLAPILSPFVFAALLGWLGDPLVDRLERSGRSRNTAVILVFSVMSLILLLALILLVPLLEKQVITLVESLPHYRDWFVGTALPWIEQRTGLQILSWLDPERLFNLIREHWERAGGIAATVLGYVSRSGFALLGMIANLVLLPVLAFFFLRDWDLLVDRVGALVPRDQYQTVNKLARESDAVLGGFLRGQLLVMLILGVLYAIGLWAVGLDLGILIGIVAGLLTFVPYLGPASIVVFGGIAALVQFGDWQHLIGVAVVFGVGQVIESYWLTPKLVGDRIGLHPMAVIFSVMAGGTLFGFLGMLLALPVAAVINVLLRYAHERYTHSRLYAGEHPAIVLDGYVGDASAPPAPPSDGTPPTA, encoded by the coding sequence ATGAGCGACGACCGCGACCTGGCTACCATCGCCATGTTCTACCGCCGCGTGCAGTGGGCGGCACTATCGCTTGGCGTGCTGTGGATCGTGTGGCTGCTGGCACCGATCCTCAGTCCCTTCGTGTTCGCCGCCTTGCTGGGCTGGCTGGGCGATCCGCTGGTGGATCGACTCGAGCGCAGCGGTCGTTCGCGCAACACCGCCGTGATACTGGTGTTCAGCGTGATGAGCCTGATCCTGCTGCTGGCGCTGATCCTGCTGGTGCCGCTGCTGGAGAAGCAGGTGATCACCTTGGTCGAATCCCTGCCGCATTACCGAGACTGGTTCGTCGGTACCGCGTTGCCGTGGATCGAACAGCGCACAGGCCTGCAGATCCTGTCCTGGCTGGATCCGGAGCGCTTGTTCAACCTGATCCGCGAACATTGGGAACGTGCCGGTGGCATCGCGGCGACGGTGCTGGGCTATGTGTCGCGTTCCGGCTTCGCCTTGCTGGGCATGATCGCCAACCTGGTGCTGTTGCCGGTGCTGGCCTTCTTCTTCCTGCGCGACTGGGATCTGCTGGTCGATCGTGTTGGCGCGCTGGTTCCGCGCGACCAGTACCAGACCGTCAACAAGCTGGCCAGGGAATCGGATGCGGTGCTTGGCGGCTTCCTGCGCGGGCAACTGCTGGTGATGCTGATCTTGGGTGTGCTGTACGCCATCGGGCTGTGGGCAGTGGGACTGGATCTCGGCATCCTGATCGGCATCGTCGCAGGCCTGTTGACCTTCGTGCCCTACCTTGGGCCAGCCTCGATCGTGGTGTTCGGCGGTATCGCCGCGCTGGTGCAGTTCGGCGATTGGCAGCATTTGATCGGGGTGGCAGTGGTGTTCGGCGTCGGCCAGGTCATCGAAAGCTACTGGCTGACCCCGAAACTGGTCGGCGATCGCATCGGCCTGCATCCGATGGCGGTGATCTTCTCGGTAATGGCGGGTGGCACGCTGTTCGGATTCCTCGGCATGCTGCTGGCCTTGCCGGTGGCCGCCGTCATCAATGTGCTGTTGCGCTATGCGCATGAGCGCTACACGCACAGCCGCCTGTACGCGGGCGAGCACCCCGCCATCGTGCTCGACGGATACGTGGGCGATGCAAGCGCGCCGCCAGCGCCGCCGTCTGACGGCACGCCGCCGACGGCCTGA
- the cysG gene encoding siroheme synthase CysG, translating into MSSDAAPKLFPLFADLRGRRVLVVGGGAVARRKVEALLSAGADVVVGAPALEPALAEWNTQARIEFIDGPFAAHWLDDAWLVIAATDEATINRAVVEAADARRIFANAVDDAELSRFHVPARVERGPLQIAISSGGGAPMLARLVREELETRFDESIGALAELLTRHRERIRTRWPDIGARRHGFAKLLSSPLQGLLRKRQHLAAERAFDAALREHETDSTTGSVALVGAGPGDPGLLTLRALRVLNEADVILHDRLVSDEILQLARRDAERISVGKLAGDGGHSQADINALLVKLAQTGKRVVRLKGGDPFVFGRGGEELQALRTHGIDYEVVPGITAAVACGAYAGIPLTHREHAQSLRIVTAHGKEDLDTLDWTSLARGRQTLAFYMGVAGLERIRERLTSHGLAATTPFALVENGSRPEQRVVTGSLADLPALARLHEVRAPALLVVGEVAAFANSLHWFGREPLTRTDAASPSLAAAA; encoded by the coding sequence ATGTCCTCCGATGCCGCCCCCAAGCTTTTTCCCCTGTTCGCCGACCTGCGCGGCCGCCGCGTGCTGGTGGTCGGCGGCGGCGCGGTCGCGCGCCGCAAGGTCGAAGCCCTGCTCAGTGCCGGTGCTGATGTGGTGGTCGGCGCTCCCGCGCTGGAACCCGCACTGGCGGAATGGAACACGCAGGCGCGCATCGAATTCATCGACGGCCCGTTCGCGGCACATTGGCTCGATGACGCCTGGCTGGTGATCGCTGCCACCGACGAGGCCACGATCAATCGCGCGGTGGTCGAAGCCGCCGATGCGCGGCGCATCTTCGCCAATGCGGTGGACGATGCCGAACTGTCGCGCTTCCACGTGCCCGCGCGGGTCGAACGTGGCCCGCTGCAGATCGCGATTTCCAGCGGCGGCGGCGCGCCGATGCTGGCGCGGCTGGTGCGCGAGGAACTGGAAACCCGCTTCGATGAAAGCATTGGTGCATTGGCCGAACTGCTGACACGCCATCGCGAACGCATCCGTACGCGCTGGCCCGACATCGGCGCACGCCGGCACGGTTTCGCCAAATTGCTGTCCAGCCCGTTGCAAGGACTGCTGCGCAAGCGCCAGCATCTGGCAGCGGAACGCGCGTTCGATGCAGCGCTGCGCGAACACGAAACGGATTCGACGACGGGTTCGGTCGCGCTGGTCGGCGCCGGTCCCGGCGATCCCGGCCTGCTCACCCTGCGCGCGCTACGCGTCTTGAACGAAGCCGACGTGATCCTGCACGACCGTCTGGTCAGCGACGAGATCCTGCAACTCGCGCGCCGCGATGCGGAGCGGATCAGCGTCGGCAAGCTGGCCGGCGATGGCGGGCATTCGCAGGCCGACATCAACGCCTTGCTGGTCAAACTCGCGCAAACCGGCAAACGCGTGGTGCGGCTGAAGGGCGGCGATCCCTTCGTGTTCGGCCGTGGTGGCGAGGAACTGCAAGCGCTGCGCACGCACGGCATCGATTACGAAGTCGTGCCCGGCATCACCGCAGCGGTGGCCTGTGGCGCCTACGCCGGCATTCCGCTCACCCATCGCGAACATGCGCAATCGCTGCGCATCGTCACTGCGCACGGAAAAGAGGATCTGGACACGCTCGACTGGACCTCACTGGCGCGCGGCCGGCAGACGCTGGCGTTCTACATGGGCGTGGCCGGGCTGGAGCGCATCCGCGAACGCCTGACCTCGCATGGATTGGCAGCGACCACGCCATTCGCCCTGGTCGAAAACGGCAGCCGTCCCGAACAGCGGGTGGTGACCGGCAGCTTGGCCGACCTGCCCGCACTAGCCCGTTTGCACGAGGTACGCGCGCCCGCCCTGCTGGTGGTCGGCGAGGTCGCCGCCTTCGCGAATAGCCTGCACTGGTTCGGTCGCGAGCCCTTAACACGCACGGATGCAGCATCGCCCTCGCTGGCTGCCGCCGCCTGA